The Cellulomonas fulva genome includes a window with the following:
- a CDS encoding LCP family glycopolymer transferase — protein sequence MTRPRPARDLQERHRRVGRPTNPRHARTEGAAGRTWRVAALVALTAVALAASTAGAVVLRLRTSVDVADTARFLDGPRPTVAGATGAVDPTDGFDGRAVNLLVVGTDMRDGENADIGGTVGGMHNDTTMVVHVSADRSRVDVVSIPRDSLVDIPSCRRADGTRSAAAPHHIFNDALAFGGGPQEDLAAGAACVITTVEQATDVRIDASVVVKMDGVSAVIDELQGVDLCLPERMESKKAGHLVLDQGWNHLDGRTAIQFLRARSGTGNGLELGSDLARIGRQQQLIDALTAKIRSDELLADPVALLRVLDAVARSLSVSPELADPRTILGLAYSLRDLDVVGRQMVPVVDAPDGNRVLWTQEADDLWARIRSDEPITDEPAQPTTGSTAETTDRPTNDRRATDRPTTEVPASAAPTAPGRTRPAPPTTAPTCGPEGHR from the coding sequence ATGACGAGACCGCGACCGGCCCGCGACCTGCAGGAACGCCATCGACGCGTCGGCCGGCCGACGAACCCGCGGCACGCCCGGACCGAGGGCGCCGCCGGCCGCACCTGGCGCGTGGCGGCCCTCGTGGCACTCACGGCGGTCGCCCTCGCCGCCTCGACGGCCGGGGCGGTCGTGCTCCGGCTGCGCACCAGCGTGGACGTCGCGGACACGGCCCGGTTCCTCGACGGTCCCCGCCCCACGGTCGCCGGTGCCACGGGCGCGGTCGACCCGACGGACGGGTTCGACGGCAGGGCGGTCAACCTGCTCGTCGTCGGCACGGACATGCGCGACGGCGAGAACGCGGACATCGGCGGGACCGTCGGTGGGATGCACAACGACACGACGATGGTCGTGCACGTCTCGGCCGACCGGAGCCGGGTCGACGTCGTGTCGATCCCGCGTGACTCGCTCGTCGACATCCCGTCGTGCCGTCGGGCGGACGGCACCCGCAGCGCCGCCGCACCGCACCACATCTTCAACGACGCGCTCGCGTTCGGCGGCGGGCCGCAGGAGGACCTCGCGGCGGGCGCGGCGTGCGTCATCACGACGGTCGAGCAGGCCACGGACGTGCGGATCGACGCGAGCGTCGTGGTCAAGATGGACGGCGTGTCCGCGGTGATCGACGAGCTGCAGGGCGTGGACCTCTGCCTCCCGGAGCGCATGGAGTCGAAGAAGGCGGGCCACCTGGTCCTCGACCAGGGCTGGAACCACCTCGACGGCCGCACCGCGATCCAGTTCCTGCGCGCGCGGAGCGGCACCGGCAACGGGCTCGAGCTCGGTTCCGACCTGGCGCGGATCGGCCGTCAGCAGCAGCTCATCGACGCGCTCACCGCCAAGATCCGGTCCGACGAGCTGCTGGCCGACCCCGTGGCGCTCCTCCGGGTCCTCGACGCGGTCGCGCGGTCGCTGAGCGTGAGCCCGGAGCTCGCCGACCCGCGGACCATCCTGGGGCTCGCGTACAGCCTGCGCGATCTCGACGTGGTCGGGCGCCAAATGGTCCCGGTCGTCGACGCGCCCGACGGGAACCGCGTCCTGTGGACGCAGGAGGCGGACGACCTGTGGGCGCGCATCCGGTCCGACGAGCCGATCACCGACGAGCCCGCTCAGCCCACCACCGGGTCCACCGCCGAGACCACCGACCGGCCCACCAACGACCGGCGCGCCACCGACCGGCCCACCACCGAGGTGCCGGCCTCGGCAGCGCCCACGGCGCCAGGACGGACCCGCCCGGCCCCTCCGACGACAGCCCCGACGTGTGGACCGGAGGGTCATCGGTAG
- a CDS encoding ATP-binding cassette domain-containing protein, with translation MTSDLVIEAEGLVKHFGETKALQGVDLVVPRGTVLGVLGPNGAGKTTSVRILSTLLTPDAGTARINGLDVVRDAEKVRHTIGLTGQYASVDEDLTGRQNLVLFGTLLELGRKGARARAGELLEWFDLADAADRPAKTYSGGMRRRLDLAASLVGRPDVIFLDEPTTGLDPAKREAMWDVVRSLVADGSTVLLTTQYLEEADALADEITVIDHGRVIAHDTPDGLKRVVGGQTLEVRPSDPARLAETAQILSQVSTGAAADEIRKGMLAVPVADDSAMVRTVSALGSAGIAVTELSLHLPSLDEVFFTLTGRTASDEDGTDNRAGTDTDKEVAA, from the coding sequence ATGACTTCAGACCTGGTGATCGAGGCCGAGGGCCTCGTGAAGCACTTCGGCGAGACGAAGGCCCTGCAGGGCGTCGACCTCGTCGTCCCCCGGGGCACCGTGCTCGGTGTGCTCGGCCCCAACGGCGCCGGCAAGACGACGAGCGTCCGCATCCTGTCCACCCTCCTGACCCCGGACGCGGGCACGGCCCGCATCAACGGCCTCGACGTCGTGCGCGACGCCGAGAAGGTCCGGCACACGATCGGCCTGACGGGCCAGTACGCGTCCGTCGACGAGGACCTGACCGGCCGGCAGAACCTGGTGCTGTTCGGCACGCTGCTCGAGCTGGGCCGCAAGGGCGCCCGCGCCCGGGCCGGCGAGCTGCTCGAGTGGTTCGACCTCGCGGACGCCGCCGACCGGCCCGCCAAGACGTACTCCGGCGGCATGCGCCGCCGCCTCGACCTGGCCGCGAGCCTCGTCGGACGCCCGGACGTGATCTTCCTCGACGAGCCGACCACGGGCCTCGACCCCGCCAAGCGGGAGGCGATGTGGGACGTCGTCCGCTCGCTCGTGGCCGACGGCTCGACGGTCCTGCTCACCACGCAGTACCTCGAGGAGGCCGACGCGCTGGCCGACGAGATCACGGTCATCGACCACGGCCGCGTGATCGCGCACGACACCCCGGACGGGCTCAAGCGCGTCGTCGGCGGCCAGACCCTCGAGGTCCGCCCGTCCGACCCCGCACGCCTGGCCGAGACCGCGCAGATCCTCTCCCAGGTCAGCACGGGCGCCGCCGCGGACGAGATCCGCAAGGGCATGCTCGCGGTCCCCGTCGCGGACGACTCGGCGATGGTCCGGACCGTGTCGGCGCTCGGCAGCGCGGGCATCGCCGTCACCGAGCTCTCGCTGCACCTGCCCAGCCTCGACGAGGTCTTCTTCACGCTGACCGGCCGCACGGCGTCCGACGAGGACGGCACCGACAACCGCGCCGGCACCGACACCGACAAGGAGGTGGCGGCATGA
- a CDS encoding ABC transporter permease translates to MTTTTLDRTTQPARPGPAPAATVRRRPFPLVRHSAALAKRSLIKTWRTPEALIDVTLQPIIFLLIFVTIFGNAVAGSTGDYLKFLLPGILGQTIAMGAIAIGVNLNTDMEKGIFDRFKSLPIPRSAPLVGAVVGDVVRYVIVAVVTIATGYVMGFRIETNVLSALAGCALAVLFAVSLSWVSVWVGMKVRTSGAVQGVMFLLVMPLTFGSNVFVQTEDLPGWMQGFVDVNPLTHLVDSMRGLFLGTPIGTHVWWTLAWCVGLVAVFMPLALRAYRKKV, encoded by the coding sequence ATGACCACCACGACGCTCGACCGGACCACGCAGCCGGCCCGCCCCGGCCCGGCCCCCGCCGCCACGGTCCGCCGCCGCCCGTTCCCGCTGGTCCGGCACTCGGCGGCGCTCGCCAAGCGCAGCCTCATCAAGACCTGGCGCACGCCCGAGGCGCTGATCGACGTGACGCTGCAGCCGATCATCTTCCTGCTGATCTTCGTCACCATCTTCGGCAACGCGGTCGCCGGCAGCACGGGGGACTACCTCAAGTTCCTGCTCCCCGGCATCCTCGGCCAGACCATCGCCATGGGCGCGATCGCCATCGGCGTGAACCTCAACACCGACATGGAGAAGGGGATCTTCGACCGGTTCAAGTCGCTGCCGATCCCGCGCTCCGCGCCCCTCGTCGGGGCCGTCGTCGGCGACGTGGTCCGCTACGTGATCGTCGCGGTCGTCACGATCGCCACCGGCTACGTGATGGGCTTCCGGATCGAGACGAACGTGCTGTCCGCGCTCGCGGGCTGCGCGCTGGCCGTGCTGTTCGCGGTCTCGCTGTCCTGGGTCAGCGTGTGGGTGGGGATGAAGGTCCGCACCTCCGGCGCGGTGCAGGGCGTGATGTTCCTGCTGGTCATGCCGCTGACGTTCGGCTCCAACGTGTTCGTCCAGACCGAGGACCTGCCGGGCTGGATGCAGGGGTTCGTCGACGTGAACCCGCTGACCCACCTGGTCGACTCGATGCGCGGGCTGTTCCTCGGTACGCCGATCGGCACCCACGTCTGGTGGACCCTCGCCTGGTGCGTCGGTCTCGTCGCGGTCTTCATGCCGCTCGCGCTGCGCGCCTACCGCAAGAAGGTCTGA
- a CDS encoding AAA family ATPase, translating to MASQRIGSQDLERAGALLDRVYGVFRQRVVGQTELRTSMVAALVCGGHILLESVPGLAKTTAAQTLAAAISGSFHRIQCTPDLMPNDIVGSQVFNYGTSTFTTQLGPVHANVVLLDEINRSSAKTQSAMLEAMQERQTSIAGEVHKLPEPFLVLATQNPIEEEGTYVLPEAQMDRFLLKEVVDYPERTEELEILARISDGRMTRELSGDPLTLDDVRFLQGLVDRVYVADSVRGYVVDVVGTTRLRGPQPVPGLDRLVRVGASPRGSIALLRVAQAVALMDGRPHVTPEDVRALRHAVLRHRLVRTFDALADGITPESIIDSVFDVVPVP from the coding sequence GTGGCGAGCCAGCGGATCGGATCCCAGGACCTCGAGCGCGCCGGCGCGCTCCTCGACCGGGTGTACGGCGTGTTCCGGCAGCGCGTCGTCGGGCAGACGGAGCTGCGGACCTCGATGGTCGCGGCGCTCGTGTGCGGCGGGCACATCCTGCTCGAGTCCGTGCCGGGCCTGGCGAAGACCACCGCGGCCCAGACGCTGGCCGCCGCGATCTCCGGCAGCTTCCACCGGATCCAGTGCACGCCGGACCTCATGCCGAACGACATCGTCGGCTCCCAGGTCTTCAACTACGGGACCTCGACGTTCACCACGCAGCTCGGCCCCGTGCACGCCAACGTGGTCCTGCTGGACGAGATCAACCGCTCCTCGGCCAAGACGCAGTCGGCGATGCTCGAGGCGATGCAGGAGCGGCAGACCTCGATCGCCGGTGAGGTGCACAAGCTCCCCGAGCCGTTCCTGGTGCTCGCGACGCAGAACCCCATCGAGGAGGAGGGCACGTACGTGCTCCCCGAGGCGCAGATGGACCGGTTCCTGCTCAAGGAGGTCGTGGACTACCCGGAGCGCACCGAGGAGCTCGAGATCCTGGCCCGGATCTCCGACGGCCGGATGACGCGCGAGCTGAGCGGCGACCCGCTGACGCTCGACGACGTGCGCTTCCTGCAGGGCCTGGTCGACCGGGTCTACGTGGCCGACTCCGTGCGCGGCTACGTCGTCGACGTCGTCGGGACCACGCGCCTGCGCGGGCCGCAGCCCGTGCCCGGCCTGGACCGTCTGGTGCGCGTCGGCGCGAGCCCGCGCGGGTCGATCGCGCTGCTGCGCGTGGCGCAGGCCGTCGCGCTCATGGACGGTCGCCCGCACGTGACGCCCGAGGACGTCCGGGCGCTGCGGCACGCCGTCCTGCGGCACCGCCTGGTGCGGACGTTCGACGCGCTGGCGGACGGCATCACGCCCGAGTCGATCATCGACTCGGTGTTCGACGTGGTCCCGGTGCCCTGA